The sequence below is a genomic window from Pseudomonas cannabina.
GGCGAGGTACGCTGGCGCAGCGCAGACGACCGAGTTGCAATGCCCAAGAGGCCGGGCGATCAGGTTGGGGTCCAGTTGATTGGTGATGCGAATCGCCAGATCAATTCGCTCACTGACCAGGTCCACTGTTTCATTGCCGATGTGCAGGTCCACTGAAGTGCCCGGGTAACGTTGCAGGTACGCCGTCACCGCCGGCGCCAGGACCGCCTGTGCCAGTGACTGGGAACAGGCGATGCGCAACATGCCGCGAGGTTCGTCGACCTGCGTGTCGGCGGCCAGAGGCACCGCATCGGCCAGTTCAAGCAGTTGCTGACAGCGCAGCAAGGTCACTTGCCCGGACGCGGTCAGCCCCAGCTTGCGCGTTGTACGGTGCAACAGTCGCGCTCCCGCCCAGCTCTCCATCTGCGCCAGATAGCGGGTCACCATCGCCCGTGACATGTCCAGCGCTTCAGCGGCAGCGATCAGGCTGCCCCGTTCGTTGATGGCGCTAAACACTCGCGCCGCCATGATTCGGTCCATGATTCGTCCGATTTACGCAACCCATAATTGCCGATACTGAGGCTTTTGTTTCACTTGAAGCAACCTAAGATAGCGCCATTGTCTCTGCCCACTGAAAAGGTCGTGCCCGATGTTGCGCAACTCCCTGCTTGCCCTGTCCCTCTCCGTCCTGTTTCCTCTGGTTGCCAACGCCGCTGCTCCGCTGGCGATCGACGTTTATAATCCGGCCGAAAAAGCCATTTTCCCGGTGTCTTCCGAACTGATCACCGGCAAGCACGATGCGGTGCTGATCGACGCGCAGTTCCAGCGCAATGATGCTCAGGCACTGGTCGAGAAGATCAAGGCCAGCGGCAAGAAACTCACCACGGTCTACATCAGCCACAGCGACCCGGACTATTACTTTGGTCTGGACGTGATCCAGACCGCGTTCCCGGACGCGAAGATCGTCGCCAGCGCACCGACGGTCAAAGCGATCAAAGCGTCCATGCAGGGCAAACTCGCTTACTGGGGCCCGATTCTCAAGGACAACGCCCCGGCCAGGCTGGTCCTGCCCGACGTGCTTGAAGGCGATCACTTGACGGTTGAGGGTCAGCCGTTGCAAATCAAAGGCCTGAACGGCCCGGCCCCGGAGCGCAGTTACCTGTGGATTCCATCGCTCAAGGCCGTGGTTGGCGGCGTCGTGGTCTCCAGCGGCATTCACGTCTGGATCGCAGACACCCAGACCCCGAAATCCCGTCAGGACTGGCTCGCCACACTCAAAGGCATCGAAGCGCTGAAGCCGACCACCGTCATTCCAGGCCACTATATCGGGCAAATCCCTCAAGGCACCAAAGCTGTTGCCTTCACCGCCGACTACCTGAAATCCTTTGAACAACAAGCCGCCAAAGCAAAGGATTCCAAGGCACTGATCGACGCCATGCAGAAAGCCTGGCCGCAACTGGCCGAGCCGAGTTCGCTGGAACTGAGCGCCAAGGTCATCAAGGTCGAGATGAAGTGGCCTAATTGATCTGCTTCAGGTAAAACCCGTCCCCGCAGCGTCATGAGTCGGCGCTGACCTGCCTGAAAACGGCGTGAAAGCGCCACACGGGTATGGCCAGACGCCCTCGTCAATCGCTATGCTGCGTCCATGAATGCCCCCGTCAAAATCCGTAACCCCTGCCCGCCCGGCGCTTGCGATTGCAAGCGCGAACGGCTGGACGCGGAAGAAGCCGACCTGCGGGTCCTGCTGCTGACCCGTGACGCCGAAAAAAGCCTGATCGAACGCCTGCAGCGCATCGAAAGCCTGGAAGACCTGGCGCACATGCAGCGCAAGATTTACGAGCAACTGGGCGTGCGCGTCGACGTCGCGCCGGGCTTCAATGAGGTCCGCACCATGCGCGGCATCAGCATTGTCGTCGAGGAGAAAGTCGGGCTGTGTCGCAAGACCCGTCAATCGATCCCCGCCGCCATCCGTCGCGCCCTTGAAGCGCGTCCGCAGATTGCCTACCAGTTGCTTAACGCCAACGACCTGCTGCGCGACGCGTGATACGGCGACTGACAATGCCCGGCCTGAAAGGCCGAGCGCTTTGCAACGTACACTCAAGCTCGGTCAGCAGGCCCCTGGCGGGATGCCGTCCTTGTTGAAGTCTTTCAGGCGTTCCTTTTCTTCCGGCGTGGAATGCGCGGGCACGTCGCTTGCCGGTTCTGGTTGCTTCTCGTCTTTTTTCTCGGTCATGACTGGGTACTCCGTGTGTGGATATTTCGTAAGGCCACACGCGACGCATTCAGTTCAGACCGATTGCAAGGCTGCCTTGCGTCGCGCGACGCTGCACTCCAGTTGCCTGGCCAGCCCCTGCAAATCGAGCAGAGTCGCGCGCCAGCTGCGTTCCTGACTGCCCACACTGACCAGCGAACGAACTCGGTCGTTGACCGAAATGCCCTTGCCGACATTAGCCTGCCAGCCCTGATCGAGCATGGACGGGTCGAACTGGTTGAACGCATCGATGGCGTCGACACGGCTCACCGCGAAACCGAAACACAGGCGCTCGCCGCGCACGATCAGCACCCGCGACGCTTCGTCCTGAGACTGCGTGCCTTCGCCCAACAGGCTGCTGAGGCAGATCAGCGGTACTTGCTCGCCACGCAGGTTGAACTGCCCCAGCAGATGAGTCTCGGGTTGCGCCAGACCAATCAACTGCGTGGGCACGCTCATGATTTCCACGATCTGACTCAACGGCGCGACAAAGCGTGTCGGCGCATCGAACAGC
It includes:
- a CDS encoding MBL fold metallo-hydrolase; this translates as MLRNSLLALSLSVLFPLVANAAAPLAIDVYNPAEKAIFPVSSELITGKHDAVLIDAQFQRNDAQALVEKIKASGKKLTTVYISHSDPDYYFGLDVIQTAFPDAKIVASAPTVKAIKASMQGKLAYWGPILKDNAPARLVLPDVLEGDHLTVEGQPLQIKGLNGPAPERSYLWIPSLKAVVGGVVVSSGIHVWIADTQTPKSRQDWLATLKGIEALKPTTVIPGHYIGQIPQGTKAVAFTADYLKSFEQQAAKAKDSKALIDAMQKAWPQLAEPSSLELSAKVIKVEMKWPN
- a CDS encoding LysR family transcriptional regulator, with product MDRIMAARVFSAINERGSLIAAAEALDMSRAMVTRYLAQMESWAGARLLHRTTRKLGLTASGQVTLLRCQQLLELADAVPLAADTQVDEPRGMLRIACSQSLAQAVLAPAVTAYLQRYPGTSVDLHIGNETVDLVSERIDLAIRITNQLDPNLIARPLGHCNSVVCAAPAYLAAHGTPSRPQELSAHNCLTYSYFGKSLWEFTHQHTQLSVPVGGNLSANDSVVLLEAAAAGAGIALQPVHSAAPLIASGQLIALMPDYQPKAMGIHAIYTSRHHQSATLRTMLDFLAEWFARV